One segment of Brassica napus cultivar Da-Ae chromosome C3, Da-Ae, whole genome shotgun sequence DNA contains the following:
- the LOC106386586 gene encoding probable receptor-like protein kinase At5g18500: MGTSLNNALSRKYNGLELWEIIVIVLSAIFLVVLAVSIWLTFRRKKSRPSPSQIPLSLHIPPSVPEEIKEIRVDEVSSTNGDANGYPSISEKFGDKEPEKGVAAAVVVAESENGDSSRSGSFNHMEKKDGSSVSSANHLTAPSPLSGLPEFSHLGWGHWFTLRDLQMATNQFSRDNIIGDGGYGVVYRGSLVNGSPVAVKKLLNNLGQADKDFRVEVEAIGHVRHKNLVRLLGYCMEGTQRMLVYEYVNNGNLEQWLRGDNQNHEYLTWEARMKILIGTAKALAYLHEAIEPKVVHRDIKSSNILIDDKFNSKISDFGLAKLLGADKSFITTRVMGTFGYVAPEYANSGLLNEKSDVYSFGVVLLEAITGRYPVDYARPPPEVHLVEWLKMMVQQRRSEEVVDPNLNTKPSTSALKRTLLTALRCVDPMSEKRPRMSQVARMLESEEYPIPREDRRKRRSQNGTTRDSDPPRNSTDTDKSEYHGLKPEAG, from the exons ATGGGAACTAGTTTAAACAACGCATTATCTCGGAAGTACAATGGCTTAGAGCTCTGGGAGATCATAGTGATTGTTCTCTCAGCTATTTTCCTTGTAGTTTTAGCTGTATCTATATGGCTTACTTTCAGAAGAAAAAAGTCTAGACCATCTCCTAGCCAAATCCCTCTTAGCCTCCACATACCTCCTAGTGTCCCTGAAGAgatcaaagagattagagtcgACGAGGTTTCATCAACCAACGGCGACGCCAATGGATACCCCTCTATTAGTGAGAAGTTTGGTGATAAAGAGCCTGAGAAAGGGGTAGCAGCAGCAGTAGTAGTAGCAGAGTCAGAGAATGGTGATAGTAGCAGATCAGGCTCGTTTAATCACATGGAGAAGAAAGATGGATCAAGCGTGTCTTCAGCTAATCATCTTACAGCTCCTTCTCCTTTGTCTGGTCTTCCAGAGTTTTCTCACCTTGGATGGGGTCATTGGTTCACTCTCAGAGATCTTCAGATGGCTACAAACCAGTTCTCGAGGGATAATATCATCGGTGATGGTGGTTATGGAGTTGTGTACCGTGGTAGCCTTGTTAATGGTAGTCCTGTTGCGGTTAAAAAGTTGCTCAACAATCT TGGACAAGCTGACAAAGACTTCAGAGTAGAGGTTGAAGCTATAGGTCACGTTCGCCACAAGAACTTGGTCCGTCTTCTTGGATATTGCATGGAAGGAACGCAGAGGATGCTGGTGTATGAGTATGTTAACAATGGGAACTTGGAGCAATGGCTACGTGGAGACAATCAGAATCACGAGTATCTAACGTGGGAGGCACGGATGAAAATTCTTATAGGAACAGCCAAAGC GCTTGCTTACCTACACGAGGCGATTGAGCCAAAAGTGGTGCATAGAGACATAAAGTCTAGCAACATTCTGATTGATGACAAGTTTAATTCTAAAATTTCTGACTTTGGACTTGCTAAGCTTCTTGGCGCTGATAAAAGCTTTATAACTACTCGAGTTATGGGTACCTTTGG CTATGTAGCTCCAGAGTATGCGAACTCTGGTCTTCTGAATGAGAAGAGTGATGTCTACAGCTTTGGGGTTGTACTCTTGGAAGCTATAACTGGTAGATATCCAGTAGACTATGCTCGCCCACCACCTGAG GTACATTTGGTGGAATGGCTGAAGATGATGGTTCAACAAAGAAGATCAGAAGAAGTGGTTGACCCAAACCTCAACACAAAACCATCTACAAGTGCCTTAAAGAGAACACTCTTGACTGCTTTGAGGTGTGTTGATCCAATGTCTGAGAAACGACCAAGGATGAGCCAAGTTGCACGTATGCTTGAATCCGAGGAGTACCCAATTCCTAGAGAG GATAGGAGAAAACGAAGGAGTCAGAACGGGACAACAAGAGATTCAGATCCTCCTAGGAACAGCACAGACACTGACAAGAGCGAGTACCATGGCCTAAAGCCTGAAGCTGGATAG
- the LOC106386823 gene encoding protein CANDIDATE G-PROTEIN COUPLED RECEPTOR 7-like, whose translation MTKTPLTVFAFLLLLLAAIPPSTAEIKSLAISDDARPMILFEKFGFTHTGHVTISVSSVSVASSSDPNPDPSRLGFFLLSEESLLQVLLEINQNSRFCVLDSHYVTHLFTFRDLSPPPNSRFNQSYPVTSPNEYSLFFANCLPETKVSMAVRTEMYNRDPNGSKDYLPAGSTQLPSLYSFFFLSYLAFLTYWSYTCWTNKRVVHRIHLLMAGLLLIKSLNLICAAEDKHYVKVTGTPHGWDILFYIFQFIRVVLLFTVIILIGTGWSFLKPFLQEKEKNVFIIVIPLQVLANIASIVIGETGPFIKDWVTWNQVFLLVDIICCCAIIFPIVWSIRALRETSKTDGKAARNLSKLTLFRQFYIVVIGYLYFTRIVVFALKTIAAYKYRWVSFAAEEIVSLVFYVIMFYMFRPEEKNEYFAVDDDEEEAAAIALRDDEFEL comes from the coding sequence ATGACGAAAACGCCCCTAACCGTCTTcgccttcctcctcctcctcctcgccGCAATTCCTCCTTCTACCGCAGAGATCAAATCACTAGCCATCTCCGACGACGCACGTCCGATGATCCTCTTCGAAAAATTCGGATTCACACACACCGGCCACGTCACCATCTCCGTCTCCTCCGTCTCCGTGGCCTCCTCCTCAGATCCGAACCCAGACCCCTCTCGCCTcggcttcttcctcctctccgAAGAATCCCTCCTCCAAGTCCTCCTCGAGATCAACCAGAACTCCAGATTCTGCGTCCTCGATTCCCACTACGTCACGCATCTATTCACCTTCCGAGATCTCTCCCCTCCTCCGAACTCACGATTCAACCAATCCTACCCGGTGACTTCCCCCAACGAGTACTCCCTCTTCTTCGCTAACTGCCTCCCCGAGACGAAAGTCTCCATGGCGGTTAGAACCGAGATGTACAACAGAGACCCCAACGGATCTAAAGACTACTTACCCGCCGGATCCACACAGCTCCCCTCTCTCtactccttcttcttcctctcctacCTCGCATTCCTAACCTATTGGAGCTACACTTGCTGGACGAACAAACGCGTTGTCCACCGGATCCATCTCCTCATGGCGGGACTGCTtctaatcaaatccctaaatctaaTCTGCGCAGCGGAAGACAAACACTACGTGAAGGTCACGGGGACGCCGCACGGCTGGGACATACTCTTCTACATCTTCCAGTTCATTCGTGTCGTGTTGCTTTTCACCGTGATCATCTTGATCGGAACCGGCTGGTCGTTCTTGAAACCTTTCTTgcaggagaaggagaagaacgtGTTTATCATAGTGATCCCACTGCAAGTACTAGCCAACATCGCGTCGATCGTGATCGGCGAAACGGGGCCGTTTATTAAAGACTGGGTGACGTGGAACCAAGTGTTCTTGCTTGTTGATATAATCTGTTGCTGTGCAATTATCTTCCCTATAGTTTGGTCGATTCGGGCCTTGAGAGAGACGTCGAAAACCGATGGGAAAGCTGCGAGGAACTTGTCGAAGCTGACGCTGTTTAGGCAGTTCTACATTGTTGTCATTGGGTATCTGTACTTCACGAGGATCGTTGTGTTTGCGCTTAAGACGATCGCGGCGTATAAGTACCGGTGGGTGAGTTTTGCGGCGGAGGAGATTGTGAGTTTGGTGTTCTAtgtgattatgttttatatgtttAGGCCTGAGGAGAAGAATGAGTACTTtgctgttgatgatgatgaagaagaagctgctGCTATTGCTCTTAGAGACGATGAGTTTGAGCTTTGA